From one Suicoccus acidiformans genomic stretch:
- a CDS encoding ABC transporter ATP-binding protein, whose amino-acid sequence MTTITLDNLKKAYGETVIMEDMNFTINSGERLVLLGPSGCGKSTILRMIAGIEEITSGEMRFNDAVINDVTPGERNVAMVFQNYALYPHMTVEENITYGLRVNKVPEERIRERFEEVIDALDLRKYLERKPAELSGGQRQRVALARATVKDSSVFLLDEPLSNLDAQLRVSARESLTDIHERYGQTIVYVTHDQTEAMTFGDRIALLNFGELQMIDTPENIYHKPANIFTARFIGNPPMNVLENSRYAEGQIIIGSQGVEIAPSWVDYINTHANGQALYVGIRPENIGVSLTDTQNTLRGVVRNIENQGSNYANYIDLEGEIICAVTDRRVAEVGDTVYLTLDNARISFFEQNSTNNIGYPVDIEATIEKITGIHA is encoded by the coding sequence ATGACAACAATTACTTTAGATAACTTAAAGAAGGCCTATGGCGAAACAGTAATCATGGAGGATATGAACTTCACTATTAATAGTGGTGAGCGCCTTGTATTATTAGGACCTTCTGGTTGCGGGAAATCTACCATTTTACGGATGATTGCCGGCATTGAAGAAATTACTTCAGGGGAAATGCGTTTTAATGACGCAGTTATTAACGATGTAACGCCAGGTGAGCGTAACGTGGCAATGGTATTCCAAAACTATGCCCTATACCCACATATGACAGTTGAAGAAAATATTACCTATGGCTTACGGGTAAATAAGGTTCCTGAAGAACGTATTCGGGAACGTTTCGAGGAAGTCATTGACGCGTTAGACTTGCGTAAATATTTAGAGCGTAAGCCGGCAGAACTTTCCGGTGGTCAGCGTCAACGGGTTGCCTTAGCCCGGGCAACAGTGAAAGATTCATCTGTCTTCTTATTAGATGAGCCTTTATCTAACTTGGATGCGCAACTACGTGTATCTGCCCGTGAATCCTTAACAGATATTCATGAAAGATACGGTCAAACAATCGTTTACGTAACCCACGATCAAACCGAAGCGATGACATTTGGTGACCGGATTGCTCTCTTAAACTTTGGTGAATTGCAAATGATTGATACACCAGAGAATATTTATCATAAACCAGCGAACATCTTTACTGCTCGCTTTATTGGTAACCCACCAATGAATGTATTGGAGAATAGCCGTTATGCTGAAGGCCAAATCATTATAGGTAGCCAAGGTGTTGAGATTGCACCAAGCTGGGTTGATTATATTAATACCCATGCAAATGGTCAGGCTCTTTATGTAGGTATTCGTCCTGAAAATATTGGTGTTTCCTTAACAGATACTCAAAATACCTTAAGGGGGGTGGTTCGCAATATAGAAAACCAGGGTTCCAACTATGCGAATTACATTGATCTTGAAGGCGAGATAATCTGTGCTGTAACAGACAGACGTGTTGCTGAAGTTGGTGATACAGTTTACTTGACGCTCGATAACGCACGGATTTCATTCTTTGAACAGAATTCAACGAATAATATTGGTTATCCAGTAGATATTGAAGCAACAATTGAAAAAATTACAGGCATTCACGCCTAA
- a CDS encoding extracellular solute-binding protein gives MYKQLIKKTALTLAAAGAFMSAFAVDANAQTKIEYWHGNAETQGGGALNDLVKKFNESQDEVVVEPIFHEGLYVGLMQSLQTQAATGEYPAVVQIGWAYREYFATNFPFTAPETLLEEVGADTGFLEAKFPEPMLNLARNFEGDLLGFPYSVSTAVVYVNTELCEEAGVDYEAIETWEDLYAAAAQVTEATGKYGLYTTESNDNWSTQQYVETYGGETVTQEGTANFATEEGIQAVQDWADGIAEGYVMHAATDEGHQSFISGDVAFLNTTIAQRKNVSDNAAFEAVAIELPSRNDGSGERAVPAGGSMLAVTGQDQEQKEAAWKFIEFLYQPENIAAWTAGTGYLPPTTDATENTDLKDLIDNDQMFQTSYAHMDDLVAFASFPGNQGLQASDVYRDARDKILNGAAAADVFPATQEEINEMIQ, from the coding sequence ATGTACAAGCAATTGATTAAGAAAACTGCCTTAACGTTAGCTGCTGCGGGAGCATTTATGAGTGCATTTGCTGTTGATGCAAATGCTCAAACGAAAATCGAATACTGGCACGGCAATGCTGAAACCCAAGGTGGAGGTGCTTTGAATGACTTAGTTAAGAAATTCAATGAATCTCAAGACGAAGTCGTTGTTGAGCCAATCTTCCACGAAGGGTTATATGTTGGTTTAATGCAAAGCCTTCAAACTCAAGCTGCAACAGGTGAATATCCAGCTGTTGTACAAATTGGGTGGGCTTACCGTGAATACTTTGCAACGAACTTCCCATTCACTGCCCCTGAGACTTTATTAGAAGAAGTTGGTGCAGACACAGGCTTCCTTGAAGCGAAATTCCCTGAACCAATGCTTAACTTAGCGCGCAACTTCGAAGGAGACTTATTAGGTTTCCCTTACTCTGTATCTACAGCGGTTGTTTACGTTAACACTGAATTGTGTGAAGAAGCGGGCGTTGATTATGAAGCCATTGAAACGTGGGAAGACCTGTATGCAGCAGCTGCTCAAGTTACAGAAGCAACTGGTAAATACGGTCTATACACTACAGAATCTAATGACAACTGGTCAACTCAACAATATGTTGAAACATACGGTGGCGAGACTGTAACCCAAGAAGGTACAGCTAACTTCGCAACTGAAGAAGGAATTCAAGCAGTTCAAGATTGGGCTGATGGGATTGCAGAAGGTTATGTAATGCATGCCGCAACAGATGAAGGGCATCAATCTTTCATCTCTGGTGATGTTGCTTTCTTAAACACAACCATTGCTCAACGTAAGAACGTATCAGATAATGCTGCGTTTGAAGCGGTAGCCATTGAATTGCCTTCACGTAACGACGGAAGCGGTGAGCGCGCTGTCCCAGCAGGTGGTTCGATGTTAGCTGTTACAGGCCAAGACCAAGAACAAAAAGAAGCTGCTTGGAAATTCATCGAATTCTTATACCAACCAGAAAACATCGCGGCTTGGACAGCAGGTACAGGTTACCTTCCGCCAACCACAGATGCAACTGAGAATACTGATTTGAAAGACTTAATTGATAACGATCAAATGTTCCAAACATCGTATGCTCATATGGATGACTTGGTAGCCTTTGCGTCATTCCCTGGTAACCAAGGCCTGCAAGCTTCAGATGTGTACCGTGATGCACGTGATAAGATTTTAAATGGTGCAGCTGCAGCGGATGTATTCCCAGCTACACAAGAAGAAATCAATGAGATGATCCAATAA
- the fba gene encoding class II fructose-1,6-bisphosphate aldolase, whose amino-acid sequence MSRTRLVNMTAMLNKAKEEGYAVGQFNINNLEWTQAVLQAAQESNSPIILGVSEGAGKYMGGPAVVAAMVNALLETMDITVPVALHLDHGSSFETVKEAIDAGYSSVMIDGSHDPIDDNIELSKKVVEYAHPRGVSVEAEVGTVGGEEDGVIGGVQYADLDECVRMVNEAGVDALAAALGSVHGTYDGEPKLGFDEMQAISEATGAPLVLHGGSGIPEHQIKKAIERGHAKINVNTELQQQWTAAVREKLNSDDKVYDPRKVIAPGKDAIVKITKETMDMFGSTNKA is encoded by the coding sequence ATGAGTCGCACTCGTTTAGTGAACATGACAGCAATGTTGAACAAAGCGAAAGAGGAAGGTTATGCCGTAGGTCAATTTAACATTAATAACTTAGAATGGACTCAAGCCGTTCTACAAGCAGCTCAAGAAAGCAACTCGCCAATTATCTTAGGTGTGTCTGAAGGTGCAGGTAAATATATGGGTGGACCAGCTGTCGTTGCAGCCATGGTTAATGCCTTATTAGAAACGATGGATATTACTGTTCCTGTAGCACTTCACTTAGACCATGGTTCATCTTTCGAAACAGTTAAAGAAGCAATCGATGCGGGTTATTCTTCTGTAATGATTGATGGTTCCCATGATCCAATCGACGATAACATTGAATTATCGAAAAAAGTAGTAGAATACGCTCATCCACGTGGTGTCTCCGTTGAAGCGGAAGTTGGAACAGTTGGTGGCGAAGAAGATGGCGTGATTGGTGGCGTTCAATACGCGGACTTAGATGAATGTGTTCGTATGGTTAACGAAGCTGGCGTAGATGCATTAGCTGCTGCTTTAGGTTCTGTACACGGAACTTACGATGGCGAACCTAAATTAGGTTTCGATGAAATGCAAGCAATCTCTGAAGCAACAGGTGCGCCACTTGTACTTCATGGTGGTTCTGGTATTCCTGAGCATCAAATTAAGAAAGCAATTGAGCGTGGCCATGCTAAAATTAACGTTAACACTGAGTTACAACAACAATGGACTGCAGCAGTTCGCGAGAAATTGAACTCTGATGACAAGGTATATGACCCACGTAAAGTTATTGCACCTGGTAAAGATGCAATCGTTAAGATCACTAAAGAAACAATGGACATGTTTGGTTCAACAAACAAAGCGTAA
- the pflB gene encoding formate C-acetyltransferase, whose translation MNPWEGFKGSKWQEEINVRDFIQENYSLYEGDESFLEGPTQDTVELWNQVMDLSKQEREAGGVLDMDTKVVSTITSHGPGYLNKDKERIVGFQTDKPFKRGLQPFGGIRMSVQAAHSYGYEIDEEVEHIFTEYRKTHNQGVFDVYTPEMRAARRSGVITGLPDAYGRGRIIGDYRRVALYGVARLMEEKQKDFANIGNGQMSEDIIRAREEVSEQYRALQELIELGNIYGVDLSRPAENAQEAFQWLYLGYLAAIKQQNGAAMSLGRTSTFLDIYIERDLENGKLTEKEAQELVDHFVMKLRLVKFARTPDYNELFSGDPTWVTESIGGVGIDGRPLVTKNSFRFLHTLTNLGPAPEPNLTILWSPALPQEFKRYAAKMSIESSAIQYENDEVMRPIYGDDYAIACCVSAMEVGKQMQFFGARANLAKALTYAINGGVDEMSGDQVGPKYRAIESEYLDYNEVMEKYDDMLEWLAGLYVNTLNVIHYMHDKYSYESIEMALHDTNVKRTMATGIAGFSVAVDSLSAIKYAKVKAIRNEEGLVVDYEVEGDFPKYGNNDDRVDDIAVNLLKAFMTKVKKHPTYRGATHTTSILTITSNVVYGKKTGNTPDGRRAGEPFAPGANPMHGRDTHGALASLLSVAKLPYEYSLDGISNTFSIVPKALGKDESTQKDNLVNMLDGYAKEGGHHLNVNVFNRDTLLDAMEHPEEYPQLTIRVSGYAVNFIKLTREQQLDVINRTMHSSM comes from the coding sequence ATTAATCCTTGGGAAGGATTTAAAGGTTCTAAATGGCAAGAAGAAATTAATGTTAGAGACTTTATTCAAGAAAACTATTCATTGTACGAAGGTGACGAGTCCTTCTTAGAAGGCCCAACGCAAGATACCGTTGAATTATGGAATCAAGTAATGGACTTAAGTAAGCAAGAACGTGAAGCTGGCGGTGTATTAGATATGGATACGAAAGTTGTATCAACTATTACATCACACGGTCCTGGTTATCTTAATAAAGATAAAGAACGCATTGTTGGTTTCCAAACGGACAAACCATTTAAACGTGGCTTGCAACCTTTCGGTGGTATTCGTATGTCTGTTCAAGCAGCTCATTCTTATGGCTATGAGATTGATGAAGAAGTAGAACATATCTTTACTGAATACCGCAAGACTCATAACCAAGGTGTATTTGATGTTTATACACCAGAAATGCGTGCTGCACGTCGCTCAGGCGTTATTACTGGTCTGCCAGATGCTTACGGACGTGGACGTATTATTGGTGATTACCGTCGTGTTGCGTTATACGGTGTTGCTCGTTTAATGGAAGAGAAACAAAAAGACTTTGCTAACATTGGTAACGGTCAAATGTCTGAAGATATTATTCGGGCACGTGAAGAAGTAAGTGAACAATACCGTGCCTTGCAAGAGCTAATCGAACTAGGTAATATCTACGGTGTAGACTTAAGCCGTCCAGCTGAGAACGCTCAAGAAGCTTTCCAATGGCTATACTTAGGTTACTTAGCAGCAATCAAACAACAGAATGGTGCAGCAATGTCCTTAGGACGTACGTCTACATTCTTGGATATCTATATCGAGCGTGACTTAGAAAACGGTAAGTTAACTGAGAAAGAAGCGCAAGAATTGGTTGACCATTTCGTCATGAAGTTACGTCTGGTTAAATTTGCTCGGACACCAGATTATAATGAACTATTCTCTGGCGACCCAACTTGGGTAACAGAGTCTATCGGTGGGGTAGGAATCGATGGACGTCCACTTGTGACGAAAAACTCATTCCGCTTCTTACATACATTGACAAACTTAGGTCCAGCACCTGAACCAAACTTAACAATCTTATGGTCACCAGCTTTACCGCAAGAATTCAAACGTTATGCTGCGAAGATGTCGATTGAATCTTCAGCTATCCAATACGAAAACGATGAAGTAATGCGTCCAATTTACGGTGATGATTACGCCATTGCTTGCTGTGTGTCAGCGATGGAAGTTGGTAAGCAAATGCAATTCTTCGGTGCCCGTGCTAACCTTGCTAAAGCATTGACTTATGCGATTAACGGTGGGGTTGACGAAATGTCAGGCGATCAAGTAGGACCGAAATACCGAGCAATTGAGTCTGAATACTTAGACTACAATGAAGTAATGGAGAAATACGATGACATGCTAGAGTGGTTAGCAGGCTTGTATGTTAATACATTAAATGTTATTCACTATATGCATGACAAGTATAGCTATGAAAGTATTGAAATGGCTCTACATGACACAAATGTTAAACGTACCATGGCAACTGGTATTGCCGGATTCTCTGTAGCGGTTGACTCACTTTCAGCCATTAAATATGCGAAAGTTAAAGCAATCCGTAATGAAGAAGGTCTAGTGGTGGATTATGAAGTTGAAGGCGACTTCCCTAAATATGGTAACAATGATGACCGTGTTGATGATATCGCTGTAAATTTACTGAAAGCTTTCATGACGAAAGTTAAGAAACACCCAACTTACCGTGGTGCAACACATACAACATCTATCTTAACGATTACGTCAAATGTTGTATATGGTAAGAAGACAGGTAATACGCCAGATGGCCGTCGTGCAGGTGAGCCATTTGCTCCAGGTGCAAACCCAATGCATGGTCGTGATACGCACGGAGCCCTAGCAAGCTTGCTTTCTGTTGCGAAATTACCATACGAATATTCACTTGATGGAATTTCTAATACCTTCTCAATCGTTCCTAAAGCGCTTGGTAAGGATGAATCGACACAGAAAGATAACCTTGTGAACATGTTAGATGGTTATGCTAAGGAAGGTGGACACCACTTAAACGTAAACGTGTTCAACCGTGATACCTTACTTGATGCGATGGAGCATCCAGAAGAATATCCACAATTAACCATTCGTGTATCAGGCTACGCTGTAAACTTCATTAAATTAACGCGTGAACAACAATTAGATGTTATTAACCGTACGATGCATAGTTCTATGTAA
- the pflA gene encoding pyruvate formate-lyase-activating protein: MQTTESPVIGNVHSTESFGSVDGPGIRFITFMQGCRLRCQFCHNPDTWKLTGGTPYTPQELFEEAIRYRSFWGNSGGVTVSGGEPMLQIDFLIEYFKLCHEHGIHTTLDTCGGPFTFEEPFFSKFEELMKYTSLILFDIKHIDSKGHQNLTGVPNENIIDMAHYLSDNKIPVWIRHVLVPTLTDYDEYLIRLGDFVETLDNVRKFEVLPYHKLGVYKYEALGIKYRLAGVEPPTEDRVENANRLLRTANYTGYLED, from the coding sequence ATGCAGACAACTGAATCACCCGTGATTGGTAACGTTCATTCGACTGAGAGTTTTGGCTCAGTTGACGGACCAGGCATTCGCTTTATCACGTTTATGCAGGGCTGTCGTCTACGTTGTCAATTTTGTCACAATCCAGATACTTGGAAATTAACCGGAGGAACCCCCTACACACCCCAAGAGCTCTTCGAGGAAGCTATTCGTTATCGAAGTTTCTGGGGAAACTCTGGGGGGGTCACGGTTAGTGGCGGCGAACCTATGTTGCAAATCGATTTTCTGATTGAATATTTTAAGTTGTGTCACGAGCACGGTATCCATACAACCCTTGATACATGTGGTGGACCCTTTACTTTTGAAGAACCTTTCTTTAGTAAGTTTGAAGAGTTGATGAAATATACAAGCTTGATTCTTTTCGATATTAAGCATATCGACTCCAAAGGGCATCAAAACCTCACAGGGGTACCAAATGAGAATATTATAGATATGGCTCACTACTTGTCTGATAATAAAATTCCTGTTTGGATTCGTCATGTACTTGTGCCGACGTTGACCGATTACGATGAGTATTTAATTCGCTTAGGTGATTTTGTAGAAACATTAGACAATGTCCGCAAATTTGAAGTGCTTCCCTATCACAAGTTGGGGGTCTATAAGTACGAAGCTTTAGGCATTAAATACCGGCTTGCCGGTGTGGAGCCTCCGACAGAAGATCGTGTTGAGAATGCGAATCGTTTGTTAAGAACTGCTAATTATACTGGTTATTTGGAAGACTAA
- a CDS encoding PLP-dependent transferase, whose amino-acid sequence MVSISTKLAQLGNRKDSVTGSVSLPIHPSTTYAHPAMGESTGFDYTRTANPTRSVLEEGLADLEGGTYALATSSGMSAIQLVLQLFPKGSKILAGRDLYGGSYRLFEDLEKADLLTFEYFLDEAACLEKLDASIDAVYLETPTNPLMQVLDIEAIAQACRKVDACLIVDNTLLTPLRQKPLELGADIVVHSGTKYLTGHNDILAGVVVTNDADLGERLVHLANATGPTLSAFDAWLFVRSLKTLEVRFDRQEATARQVVSALEALPGIEKVLYAGQGAMLSVLFADQAQIKPFLENLQVFSFAESLGSVESLVTYPTTQTHADIPEEVRESYGLTPNLLRFSIGLEDPEDLIHDIKQALQA is encoded by the coding sequence ATGGTTAGTATTTCAACAAAATTAGCACAGTTAGGGAACCGTAAGGATTCGGTCACAGGGTCGGTGAGTTTGCCGATTCATCCATCGACGACTTATGCGCATCCTGCAATGGGAGAGAGTACCGGCTTTGATTATACAAGAACGGCTAATCCGACACGTTCGGTATTAGAAGAAGGTTTGGCAGATTTAGAAGGTGGTACTTATGCGCTGGCGACAAGTTCGGGGATGAGTGCGATCCAATTGGTCCTACAACTATTTCCCAAAGGTAGCAAAATCCTTGCAGGTCGAGACTTGTATGGCGGCAGTTACCGCTTATTTGAAGATTTAGAGAAGGCTGATTTGTTGACCTTTGAATACTTCTTAGATGAAGCGGCGTGTTTGGAGAAATTAGATGCGTCTATTGATGCCGTGTACTTGGAGACACCAACAAATCCATTAATGCAAGTATTGGATATTGAAGCGATAGCTCAAGCTTGTCGTAAGGTAGATGCCTGTTTGATTGTGGATAATACTTTACTAACACCACTGCGCCAAAAGCCACTAGAACTCGGAGCGGATATTGTCGTGCATTCAGGGACGAAGTATTTAACGGGTCATAATGATATTCTTGCGGGTGTTGTTGTTACCAATGATGCTGATCTTGGAGAGCGTTTGGTTCATTTGGCCAATGCAACCGGACCGACTTTATCGGCCTTTGATGCTTGGTTGTTTGTACGCAGTTTGAAGACTTTAGAAGTCCGTTTTGACCGTCAAGAAGCAACCGCTCGACAAGTCGTCTCAGCACTGGAGGCTTTGCCAGGTATTGAAAAGGTCTTATATGCTGGTCAAGGAGCGATGCTGAGTGTCTTGTTTGCCGACCAAGCTCAAATAAAGCCGTTTCTAGAAAATTTACAGGTCTTCAGCTTTGCTGAAAGTCTAGGAAGTGTGGAGAGTTTGGTAACTTATCCGACTACTCAAACCCACGCGGATATTCCTGAGGAGGTTCGTGAATCCTATGGTTTAACACCGAATTTATTACGTTTCTCGATTGGTTTAGAAGATCCCGAAGATTTAATTCATGATATTAAGCAAGCATTGCAAGCATAG
- a CDS encoding MalY/PatB family protein: MKEFIDTYYVERRNTNSLKWDALEERFGNADLLPLWVADMDFRVSDVITEQLKAKIEHGAYGYPIVPDSYYDTLNAWLNQFFGYTIQKDWLRFSSSVVQVLYNCVNTYTEVGDKVLILSPVYYPFFNAIEDTGRSVEAVELKQVDGRFQMDYTAIEEKLQAGGVKLYIHCSPHNPVGRVWTEEEQARIFQLCEQYDVLIVSDEIHQDFVFEGKHTPALCVQDGAFRDRLITAHSASKSFNIAGLTHCHVIIADEALRQKYDAFTKIYVQANINSMGLIATQAAYTGGHAWLQAIKDVIYHNYQFVQQEISERLPQAYVYPLEGTYLLFINLTEAKGDISMSELIQEKAGLAVDYGDWFAPGYENYIRLNLATKPEIVQEAVHRLIEACLD, encoded by the coding sequence ATGAAAGAATTTATTGATACTTATTACGTTGAACGTCGCAATACCAATAGTTTGAAGTGGGATGCGCTCGAGGAGCGTTTCGGTAATGCGGATTTACTTCCTTTATGGGTCGCAGATATGGACTTTCGAGTAAGTGATGTGATTACTGAGCAACTAAAAGCCAAAATAGAGCATGGAGCATATGGGTATCCTATTGTTCCAGATAGCTATTATGATACTTTAAATGCATGGTTAAACCAGTTCTTCGGCTATACCATCCAGAAAGACTGGTTGCGCTTCTCTAGTAGTGTGGTGCAAGTACTGTATAACTGTGTGAATACTTATACAGAGGTAGGTGATAAGGTATTAATTTTGTCGCCGGTTTATTATCCGTTCTTTAATGCAATTGAAGATACCGGACGTTCAGTGGAAGCAGTTGAATTGAAGCAAGTAGATGGCCGTTTCCAAATGGACTATACAGCGATTGAGGAGAAGCTTCAAGCAGGCGGTGTAAAGTTATATATTCATTGTTCACCGCATAACCCAGTGGGCCGTGTATGGACAGAAGAGGAACAAGCACGTATCTTCCAATTATGCGAGCAGTATGATGTGTTAATTGTCTCAGATGAAATCCATCAAGATTTTGTCTTTGAAGGGAAACATACGCCAGCTCTTTGTGTCCAAGATGGAGCGTTTCGTGACCGGCTTATTACAGCACATTCGGCCAGCAAAAGTTTTAATATAGCTGGATTGACTCATTGCCACGTTATCATAGCCGATGAGGCCCTTCGTCAAAAATACGACGCCTTTACGAAGATTTACGTTCAAGCGAATATCAATAGTATGGGGCTTATCGCTACTCAAGCAGCTTACACCGGTGGTCACGCTTGGTTACAAGCAATTAAAGACGTCATTTACCACAATTATCAATTTGTTCAACAAGAAATAAGCGAGCGCCTTCCTCAAGCATATGTTTATCCATTGGAAGGAACGTACTTACTCTTTATTAATTTGACAGAGGCTAAGGGAGATATAAGCATGTCAGAATTAATCCAAGAGAAGGCTGGTTTAGCTGTGGATTATGGTGATTGGTTTGCACCTGGTTACGAGAATTATATTCGTTTAAATTTAGCGACTAAACCAGAAATCGTCCAAGAAGCCGTTCATCGATTGATTGAGGCGTGTTTAGATTAG
- a CDS encoding UDP-N-acetylglucosamine 1-carboxyvinyltransferase produces the protein MKKLVIRGGKRLSGEININGAKNSTVALIPAAILADSPVVLEGVPDIQDVHSLINILADFNVATDFRDNVLTIDPTHMANIPMPHGKIQSLRASYYFMGALLSKFGTGVIGLPGGCFLGPRPIDLHLKAFRALGAEIEDEFGVITLSTPNGLAGTRIYMDVVSVGATINTILGAVRAPGRTIIENAAREPEIIDLATLLNKMGAKIRGAGTSEIRIDGVDHLTGVTHTIIPDRIEAGTYISAAVAMGDHVRINNVIYEHIESFVAKLDEMGAKMEIGEDYVEIYRTDDLRMVSIKTQPYPGFATDLQQPMTPLLLVSQGEGTIMDTIYPQRVNHIPELNRMGADIKVDGDIIRLTGPSKLSGAPVKASDLRAGACLVIAGLIAEGETEITGVENILRGYTNIVGKLRDLGAEIEMLDVADED, from the coding sequence ATGAAGAAATTAGTAATACGTGGCGGTAAACGCCTCAGTGGTGAAATTAATATTAACGGCGCCAAGAACAGTACGGTTGCATTAATCCCAGCAGCTATTCTAGCAGATTCTCCAGTTGTTCTCGAAGGTGTACCAGATATCCAAGATGTACATTCACTCATTAATATTCTGGCAGATTTTAACGTCGCAACAGATTTTAGAGATAATGTCTTGACGATTGATCCAACGCATATGGCTAATATCCCGATGCCCCATGGGAAAATCCAAAGCTTGCGTGCTTCTTACTACTTCATGGGTGCCCTCTTATCGAAATTTGGCACTGGAGTCATTGGCTTGCCAGGTGGGTGCTTTCTAGGACCACGGCCCATCGACTTGCACTTGAAAGCCTTTAGAGCCTTAGGAGCAGAGATTGAAGATGAATTTGGTGTGATTACCCTGTCTACTCCTAACGGCCTAGCTGGTACACGGATTTACATGGACGTAGTATCTGTTGGGGCAACGATTAATACGATTCTAGGCGCCGTACGTGCCCCAGGGCGGACTATTATTGAGAATGCTGCCCGTGAGCCGGAAATTATTGATTTAGCTACCCTCCTTAACAAAATGGGCGCTAAAATTCGTGGAGCCGGGACAAGCGAAATTCGTATTGATGGGGTTGACCATTTAACGGGTGTGACGCATACGATTATTCCAGACCGAATCGAAGCAGGTACCTATATTAGTGCGGCCGTTGCTATGGGCGATCATGTCCGCATTAATAACGTTATCTATGAGCATATCGAAAGTTTCGTCGCGAAATTGGATGAAATGGGTGCAAAGATGGAAATCGGCGAAGATTATGTTGAAATATATCGTACCGATGACTTAAGAATGGTTAGTATCAAAACACAGCCTTATCCAGGCTTTGCCACTGACCTTCAACAACCGATGACACCTTTACTGCTCGTCTCCCAAGGAGAAGGTACTATCATGGATACCATCTATCCACAACGTGTGAATCATATTCCTGAATTAAACCGTATGGGGGCAGACATTAAAGTAGACGGTGATATTATTCGACTCACTGGACCTTCGAAATTATCGGGTGCACCTGTTAAAGCTAGTGATTTAAGAGCGGGTGCTTGCCTCGTCATTGCCGGTTTAATCGCTGAAGGTGAAACAGAAATCACAGGCGTGGAGAATATTCTGCGCGGTTATACAAATATTGTAGGCAAACTCCGTGACCTTGGTGCAGAAATTGAAATGCTTGACGTAGCAGACGAAGACTAA